The following are encoded in a window of Prochlorococcus marinus CUG1417 genomic DNA:
- the ubiE gene encoding bifunctional demethylmenaquinone methyltransferase/2-methoxy-6-polyprenyl-1,4-benzoquinol methylase UbiE: MKFTKTIEVKNIFNKISYKYDFLNNLLSFGLHRLWKRKLVNLLAPLNGEDWADLCCGTGDLAFLISERVSPRGSITGIDSAEDILNIAKKKSELKKNKFIKWEIKDVLEINDYSKNFDGICMSYGLRNLNNVEEGIKKVFDLLKDKGRAGFLDFNHSTRNSLSNIFQKIYLRLIVVTISRLFNLGPEYGYIEKSISNFPKKKELINIAKEVGFKKAEYRTIWGGQMGILILVK, from the coding sequence ATGAAATTCACAAAAACTATCGAAGTCAAAAATATATTTAATAAAATTTCTTATAAATATGACTTTTTAAATAATCTATTAAGTTTTGGGCTGCACAGATTATGGAAAAGGAAATTAGTTAATTTATTGGCACCTTTAAATGGCGAAGATTGGGCTGATTTATGCTGTGGAACTGGAGATTTAGCATTCTTAATTTCTGAGAGAGTTAGTCCAAGGGGGTCGATTACTGGGATTGACAGTGCAGAGGATATCTTAAATATTGCAAAAAAAAAATCAGAGCTTAAAAAAAATAAATTTATTAAGTGGGAAATTAAAGATGTATTAGAAATTAATGATTATTCAAAAAATTTTGATGGGATTTGCATGTCATATGGACTTAGAAACTTAAATAATGTTGAAGAAGGAATAAAAAAAGTTTTTGATCTTTTGAAGGATAAGGGGAGGGCAGGATTTTTGGATTTTAATCACTCAACAAGAAATTCTTTATCCAATATTTTTCAGAAAATTTATTTGAGATTAATTGTAGTAACCATTTCGCGGCTTTTTAATTTAGGTCCAGAGTACGGATATATTGAAAAAAGTATTAGTAATTTTCCAAAGAAAAAAGAGCTTATAAATATTGCTAAAGAAGTTGGATTTAAAAAAGCTGAATATAGGACTATTTGGGGGGGGCAAATGGGAATACTAATTTTAGTTAAATAA
- a CDS encoding DUF721 domain-containing protein produces MDKKYLPIVNRRNPHPLKICLDNFKKSFGDLDKLSKINENWKNLIGLELFQECKPLNIEKKILTIAVNHPQWRQALIYNKHKLKERIEKIGITLNEIKIIQNYEIKNKNIKATNAKIVWAKHPSRINQNNMCICTLCNSPTPEGEIKRWGKCSFCWRKVKN; encoded by the coding sequence TTGGACAAAAAGTATTTGCCAATAGTGAATAGAAGGAATCCACATCCATTAAAAATTTGTCTTGATAATTTCAAAAAATCCTTTGGAGATTTAGATAAACTCTCTAAAATCAACGAAAACTGGAAGAACTTAATCGGATTAGAACTATTTCAAGAATGTAAACCATTAAATATTGAAAAAAAAATTCTTACTATCGCGGTAAATCATCCACAGTGGCGCCAAGCTTTAATCTATAACAAGCATAAATTAAAAGAGAGAATCGAGAAAATTGGAATAACTTTGAATGAAATAAAAATAATACAAAATTATGAAATTAAAAATAAAAATATCAAAGCTACTAATGCAAAGATAGTTTGGGCAAAGCATCCAAGCAGAATCAATCAAAATAATATGTGCATTTGTACTCTTTGTAATTCCCCTACTCCTGAGGGCGAAATCAAAAGATGGGGAAAGTGTTCTTTTTGTTGGAGAAAAGTAAAAAACTAA
- a CDS encoding biotin--[acetyl-CoA-carboxylase] ligase, with translation MKVIGPAAKTVFYLKKIQGQYPTWTLHYKIKCKSTENELTNFFEYSEIKKNQPVAIIAREQFSGVGQNSKTWISPKGGIWLSAAYPIFSKEFECQIFNLSLGVKLCEMLRQENINVCLKWPNDIFFGSKKLIGFLPRVITRGKEIIYVRVGIGMNVLNYTPSEGISLSKVLQTKNINQHYWTAKVLKAFYDSTEFNKKKEYVIKSANKFLNKSFLPSGYCPNTWKIKDIDFNGNLRIENETELKVIRRF, from the coding sequence GTGAAAGTTATTGGACCTGCAGCTAAGACAGTTTTTTATTTAAAAAAAATTCAGGGTCAATATCCAACTTGGACACTTCATTACAAAATAAAATGTAAAAGTACAGAAAATGAGCTAACAAACTTTTTTGAATATTCTGAAATAAAGAAAAATCAGCCTGTAGCTATAATCGCAAGAGAACAGTTCTCGGGGGTTGGCCAAAACTCAAAAACTTGGATTTCACCAAAAGGCGGGATTTGGTTAAGTGCAGCTTACCCAATATTTTCAAAAGAATTTGAATGTCAAATATTTAATTTATCTTTAGGTGTTAAGTTATGTGAAATGCTTAGACAAGAGAATATAAATGTTTGTTTGAAATGGCCAAATGATATTTTTTTTGGTTCAAAAAAGTTGATTGGATTTTTACCGAGGGTTATAACAAGAGGCAAAGAAATTATCTATGTAAGAGTAGGAATTGGCATGAATGTTTTAAATTACACTCCATCGGAAGGTATTTCATTATCAAAAGTACTTCAAACTAAGAATATTAATCAACATTATTGGACAGCCAAAGTTCTTAAAGCTTTTTATGATTCAACTGAATTTAATAAGAAGAAAGAATATGTAATTAAATCAGCAAATAAGTTTCTTAATAAAAGTTTTTTACCTAGTGGTTATTGTCCTAATACATGGAAAATTAAAGATATTGATTTCAATGGGAATTTAAGAATTGAAAATGAAACTGAACTGAAGGTAATTAGACGGTTTTGA
- a CDS encoding ABC transporter ATP-binding protein, which yields MSKKVASLENISKTYGKEDLIVKALDSINLEIFKGDYLAVMGASGSGKSTAMNIIGCLDRPSEGVYKLNGIPVENLCDDELAEIRNQKLGFVFQQFHLLSDATALENVTLPMIYAGIEPEQRLERAKNALEKVGLSERMNNRPNQLSGGQQQRVAIARAIINNPAILLADEPTGALDSKTTVDVLDLFDKLHESGITIVLVTHEDEVANRAKKIAKFKDGRIVELKVN from the coding sequence ATGTCTAAGAAAGTCGCAAGTTTAGAAAATATATCTAAAACATATGGAAAAGAAGATCTAATTGTTAAAGCCTTAGACAGCATAAACTTAGAAATTTTTAAAGGTGATTATTTAGCTGTAATGGGAGCTAGTGGCTCAGGCAAAAGCACAGCCATGAATATTATTGGATGTCTAGATAGACCATCTGAAGGTGTTTATAAATTAAATGGTATACCTGTTGAAAATTTATGTGATGATGAGCTTGCGGAAATTCGTAATCAAAAATTAGGCTTCGTTTTTCAACAATTTCATCTTCTATCAGACGCAACTGCACTTGAAAACGTAACTTTACCGATGATTTATGCTGGTATTGAGCCTGAGCAAAGATTAGAGCGAGCTAAGAATGCCTTAGAAAAAGTTGGTCTTTCAGAAAGGATGAATAATCGTCCAAACCAATTATCCGGAGGTCAACAACAACGAGTTGCTATTGCTAGGGCGATTATCAATAATCCTGCAATATTGTTGGCAGACGAACCTACTGGAGCACTAGATTCAAAAACCACTGTAGATGTATTAGATCTTTTTGACAAGCTGCATGAATCTGGAATAACTATAGTTTTAGTTACTCATGAAGATGAAGTTGCAAATCGCGCAAAAAAAATAGCCAAATTTAAGGATGGAAGAATAGTTGAATTAAAAGTTAATTAA